The Castanea sativa cultivar Marrone di Chiusa Pesio chromosome 11, ASM4071231v1 genome contains a region encoding:
- the LOC142615563 gene encoding protein trichome birefringence-like 25, whose protein sequence is MGKGMRWDSKPLSSHYKHNHIFVKFGVSILLLGLAFRLFSSDSIRISSVLEETHTPPLAEAEPKTDSPVLSQPIQPPLSSVFPENETQTSEIVAEKCDIFMGDWIADESGPAYTNESCHVIEGHQNCMSNGRPDSGYLYWRWNPRNCELPRFNSERFLDLMRNKSWAFIGDSISRNHVQSLLCILSQVEQAVEVYHDEEYRSKRWHFPSHNFTLSVIWTPFLIKAAIFEDLNGVSSSEIQLYLDKLDERWTEQYKDFDYAVISGGKWFLKTAIYYDNNNITGCHYCPGKNLTELGFDYAYRKALQLVLNFITSNDHKAFVFFRTTTPDHFENGEWFSGGNCNRTMPFKEGEVDMRGIDTIMRDIELEETGKAVKVGSGNGVILKLLDTTRLSVLRPDGHPGPYRQFQPFAKDKNAKVQNDCLHWCLPGPIDSWNDLLMELVVNGEKYR, encoded by the exons ATGGGGAAGGGAATGAGGTGGGATTCGAAACCTTTATCATCGCACtacaaacacaatcatatatTTGTGAAGTTTGGTGTCTCAATTCTCTTATTGGGTCTCGCTTTTCGCCTTTTCTCCTCTGATTCAATCAGAATTTCTTCAGTCCTAGAAGAGACTCACACACCACCTCTTGCAGAAGCAGAGCCAAAAACAGATTCCCCTGTTCTTTCTCAACCAATTCAACCGCCTCTTTCTTCTGTTTTTCCTGAAAATGAAACTCAAACATCTGAGATTG TTGCAGAAAAATGTGACATTTTCATGGGAGATTGGATAGCTGATGAATCAGGTCCAGCATACACTAATGAGAGCTGCCATGTGATTGAGGGTCATCAAAATTGTATGAGTAATGGACGTCCTGATTCAGGTTACCTGTACTGGAGGTGGAATCCACGGAACTGTGAATTACCAAGGTTCAACTCTGAGAGATTTCTTGATCTTATGAGGAATAAGTCATGGGCCTTTATTGGTGATTCCATCTCTCGTAACCATGTCCAGTCATTGCTTTGCATCCTCTCTCAG GTGGAACAAGCAGTTGAGGTCTACCACGATGAGGAATATCGGTCCAAAAGATGGCACTTTCCTTCACACAACTTCACTCTTTCAGTAATTTGGACCCCTTTCCTCATTAAAGCGGCTATCTTTGAGGACTTGAATGGAGTGTCTTCATCAGAAATCCAGTTATATCTTGACAAACTTGATGAAAGATGGACTGAGCAATATAAAGATTTTGATTATGCTGTAATTTCTGGTGGAAAATggtttctcaaaacagcaattTATTACGACAACAATAACATCACAGGCTGTCATTACTGCCCTGGAAAGAACTTGACAGAACTAGGATTTGACTATGCATATCGCAAGGCCCTTCAACTGGTTCTCAACTTCATTACAAGCAATGACCATAAGGCATTTGTTTTCTTCAGAACTACGACCCCAGACCATTTTGAGAACGGTGAATGGTTCAGCGGAGGAAACTGCAATAGAACCATGCCGTTCAAAGAGGGTGAGGTTGATATGCGTGGTATAGACACTATAATGCGTGACATTGAATTGGAAGAGACCGGAAAAGCTGTCAAAGTTGGGTCTGGAAATGGGGTGATCTTGAAGTTATTAGATACAACCCGCCTTTCAGTATTAAGGCCTGATGGGCACCCAGGACCCTACAGGCAATTCCAACCTTTTGCAAAGGACAAGAATGCTAAAGTTCAGAATGACTGTCTTCATTGGTGCTTGCCTGGGCCAATAGATTCTTGGAATGACTTGTTGATGGAATTGGTGGTGAATGGTGAAAAATATAGATGA